DNA from Candidatus Delongbacteria bacterium:
TTATCTTGAATTTTTTGATCCCATAATTTTGAGTATAAGTCTTGTAAAGTTTTAATTGAAAGACAATTGCTATCATTTGGATATAACTCTATGAAAATGGAAAGGTGTAATGGAGTCCTAAGAAGCTCAATCAGAGTATAATTAATTTTAGAAGAATTATTAGTGAATAATTTGAGTTTAGTATTCACATAATCATACTCTAAAAGGTTTGTTATAATTATATTTTTATTTTCTAATACTTTAAATAATGGATCATTTTTTAAGTCATATTCTCTTATAGAAACAATAATTTTTGTATTTGAAATATTTATTAACTGTTCAATAAACTCTAGTATAATATTTACTACTTTTTTGTTCGATGATAAAGTTAATGAGAGGGCATCAAGCTGATCGATAAGTATTACTACCATATGTTTTCTAGTCAATCTCCTTATTGATAATAAAATATCATCAACACCAAAAAAGTTAGATAATGAATCCTTATTATCTAAGTCAAATTGATCACATTTAATACTTAAATAAATTATATCTTTTTGTTTTAGATTCGTCTGAATTTGGCTTAATATTGCTGTCTTACCGATCCCAGCTTTTCCAGTTAAAACAAGTAATCTATCTTTACAATCCATTTTATTTATAAAGTTAATAATTTTACCAACTTCTGGAACTTCGATAAATTTTTCATCAATATAAAAATTCATTGAAGAAAGTAATAAGACTGAATGTTCCGCAAATTTCAGTTTAATTTCATCATCAGATAAGATACATTTATTATATAATTCAGGATAATACAGCTTTGCTATATCTTTATGTTTCTCAAGTAAATTCTCTATTTCATTCCAACTCCATACTATAACAGTGAATCTGTATTGTTCTGTTAAAATAACAGCTTTGTCTTGTAGATGTACATCTTGATCAACTGAAGTAGCAAAGATAAACTTGTTAATATTAAAAAATTTAGACTCCTTACTAACTTTCTCAACTTCATCTTCTAAATCTTTTAAAAGCTCATTACGAATTTTATCAATATCTCTAGAAATCTTTTTATTTTTACACTGAAATACTATTTGTTTTTGTTCTGCAGAGAATGAAAGGCCATCTATTCCACTTTGTTCTTGACCTTTTCTACCATATACTTGAAATTCAATACCATAATTTGCTTTGCATAAATCATTTACTAAAGATTCAAACTCTTTTTCATCAGTTAAATGAGGGAATTGATATCTACTCATAGTGATCTCAAATTAATTAGCATTCTATTAAAATTGGATTCAGTTTGCATATAATCCCAATAAATATATTTCTACTTACTTTCTCAACTTACAGTAACAGATTTCTTAGATTTTGTCAATATCAATAGTTAGATTCCAGCAAAGAATAGAAAGAGGGTTTTATCCCTGATGAATAATCTAATCTAGATGTTGTCTAAGATTTATATAAATAAGTTTTTAAATTTTTGTTAAATTTACATTAGAGTATTACAACACTCAGTTTTAAGACATTAATATCAAATCTAAAGTGACACGAGAAAACAGGAAAACAAATTATTTCAAATATATCAACGTAACTTTTGGTAAAAAAAAGGGCTGAATATCAGCCCTTTCATTATCTCATTATCGCTAGAAAACAACCATAGATAGACTTTTGACCATTAATCCCCTCCTCCGACTAAAATTCTACCATCAGAAAGCTCTGTAATCGATGATATAACGGGATAGATAATTCATTCGTCTTCATTCGAAAAATTTGTTGCTTAGTTTCTCTCTCCTTTCTCTCTTAACCTTGTAAATTCGTGTGCGTAGCCCGTGTCTAAATATTCCTAAATTTTCAATTTCCCATTCTCCATTTTCAATCAAATAAAGTATTTGAGAAATCCTGACATCACCTTCTTTTCCACTTCATTATGCAACATTTTCATCTTATATTGAAATCAATAATAAATAGGAGCATTATTATGTGCAGAATAAATCCTAAAATAGACATTGCATTTAAGAAGCTTTTCGGCAGTGAAGAAAATAAAGATATCCTTAAAAGTTTTATCAATTCAGTTCTGCCTGCTCATGAACAAGTTAAAAACCTTGAACTTAAGAACCCCTATAATTTAGCAACATATATTTCTGGTAAAAGTGGTATTCTAGACGTAAAAGCACAGGCTGAAAATGGTGTTTGGTTTGATGTAGAAATGCAGATTGGAGAACAGCTTTTTTTTGGTAAAAGAATAAAATATTACCTGGATAAAATGTATGTTGATCAATTGGATATTAGTGAAAACTACTCCTCTTTGAAAAAGGTAGTTGGAATTGCAATTCTTGATTTTGATTATTTTCCTGATGATAGATATAAAAGAGGGATAACTTATAAAGATATAGATACAGACGAGAGATATGAAAACTTCAATCTAAGTGATATTTATTTTATAGAGTTAAAGAAATTTGGAAAAGATTTAAAGCACCTTACAGATACTTTGGATAGATGGATTACTTTTTTAAATAAAGCTCATGAATATAATAAGAACAATATTCCAGAAGAACTTTCTGTTGATATTGATGTAAAGAAAGCTATCGATAAATTGGAGATAATGTATCTTGATGATGATGAAAAATTAATTTATGAAAATGAGCGTAAGATTAAGCTTGATAAATTTGAAGAGATTAGAACAGCTGAGGTTAAGGGTAGAGCTGAAGGATTGGAAGAAGGCGAAAAGCTTGGGTTAGTTAAAGGTGAAAAGCTAGGACTAGAAAAAGGGAAAACTGAAGGCGAGAAACTAGCGAAGATCGAAATTGCAAAAAACTGTTTAGAAAAAAATATGGATATTGAAACAATTTCGGTATTAACAGGTTTATCTGTTGAAGAAATAAGAAAATTGTAAATTGTTAGGGGTTAAGGGTATGTAGAGGCGTTATTTATAACGCCTTATCCATTTTAATTATATTACCCTGTCATCTCGAACGAAGAGAGAGATCTTTTTTAGCCACGAATAAAATACAAAATGCAATTTGTACAGAAGAACGCTGTAGGGACAGCTGTTTTTCAAATAAATTCTGTTCCCTGCTCCATAAAAACTGTATCCTCTGAGCCTTTAGGCTCAGCCGTTTGCCCTTATTGATTTTTACAGGTTCAGTATCGAAAAAATACGTATAGACGCACCGCTGTGCATCTCAGAAGATAAGAATTTTTACAATGAGTTAATGAGCAAAGGAGGAAGAAGAGATTAACCCTTTGAAAATAGATGTTATATCGAACAAAGTGAGATATCCTTTTACCGAACTCACTGTGCAAGCGAAGTAGTCCGGAAATGGGAGATCTTCACATAGAAGAAACTTCCTTTGATGGTTCTGTTCTCTTATTATTATTCCGTTTGTGAAGCTTATTTTTAAAGATAAAGCTATCTACTCCTAATTGCTTTAACTTCATTAAAGGAAGTAGCTAAGACTTGCAATCTCTTTTCTATTTTCTGTAAAAGCATTTATTCTTGAAAAATTTATACTCATCATAACTGATTCAAACTAACGCTTATACAAAAAAAATAGAGGGGTAACAATCTACCCCCATTTAGAAAAACTAATCCTTATACAAGCAGCATACATTCCCTTCAGGATCTTTAATAAAAGCCATTCCAGACATATTACCTTCAGAAACTCTAAGATTAACTATCTCTCCCCCATTCTCTACTACCTGCTTAAGTGATTCTGCCAAATCTTCAACAACTATATACATTACCCAGCCAGTCGGAACATCCTTATTTACACCAGTTCGCTTGCAAATTCCTGAAACGGGATTTTTATCTTTATCAAGCATACTAAAATCATTATATCCATCCATATCAACAGAATCGTAGTCCCAACCTGCAATTTTCGTATAAAAATCTCTTATCTTCTCATTGTTGTTTACAGTTATATCATGCCACACTATTTTTCCAAAACCCATAATTTTCTTCTCCCCTAATTAATTCTATCTAAAAGTTCATATATGTTAGTAATATTGTAAACATCAGATCTTTCTTTCAATCCAGAGGTTACAACTTTTTCAATTCCAAGTTTTATGGCTTCTCCTACCCTCTTTTCAATATAGGATACAGATCTAATCTCACCAGCTAAACCAACTTCACCAATAAAAGCCATCCGTTCAGGTAGATTCTTATTTGTAAATGAGGAAACTAAAGCTGCACATACGGCAAGGTCTACGCCAGGATCATCTACTTTTATACCACCGGTAACGTTTATAAACACATCACTGTTACCAATAAACAATCCGCCTCTTTTTTCCAATACAGCCAATAGCTTAGATAATTTTTTATGATCGTAACCAACAGTATTCCTTTGAGGTGTACCAAAGGACGATGTGGCAACTAATGCTTGAATTTCAATAATTAATGGTCTGGAGCCCTCCATTGTTACCGTAAAAGCAGACCCATTTCTTGAAATACCAATATTGTCTATGAAATAAGCTGAAGGATCGTTTACCTCTTTTATTCCTCCTTCCGTCATTTCAAACAAACCTGTTTCATTTGTTGAACCAAATCTATTTTTTACACAACGCAATATCCTAAAATTATGATATCTGTCTCCTTCAAGATATAACACAGTATCCACCATATGCTCTAACACACGAGGACCGGCTATAGCACCATCTTTAGTTACATGACCAACTAAGATAACAGGTATATTTTTCTTTTTTGCTAAATTTGTTAAAAGTGAAGTAGATTCTTTTAACTGATTAACTGAACCAGCAAAACTATCTGATTTATCATTATAAACAGTTTGAATAGAGTCAACAATAATTAAATCTGCACCTTCATTTTCTATCCATTTTACGAAACTACTTAGCTCCGTATCAGGATAAAGAATAATCTTATCGGTGTTTATTCCAAGACGAAAAGCCCTCATACCAATCTGGTCAGGATTCTCTTCTCCACATATATAAACAATTTTAGAAAATTTCACTATAAGTGAGTCTGCAATTTGAAGCATTAGCGTAGATTTTCCAATACCAGGATCACCGCCAATTAGCATAACCATTCCAGACACAATTCCACCACCTGTCACCCTGTTAAACTCGGAAAAACCAGATAGAACTCTTTGGGAAATAATTTTACCTGCAGAACTTAAAGCGACTGGCTCTCGAAAATCACTTACTAATCTCTCACCTGAAACACCTGATTCTTTAAACTCCTTGAAAGTATCCCATTTTCCACAAACAGGACATTTCCCTAGCCACTTGGGAGTATCATATCCACATTCAGAGCAGACAAAGTTCACTTTTACTTTAGCCATTAAAACTACCAACTTAATTACAAAATAAAGGGACAGAAAACTGTCCCTAATTTCACTTTATCAATATCACTAGATATAGAAGTTCAGACTACCTTTGATGGTAGAGAATTTATTCGTTTCATCCTTATAATCATTTTCAGGAGTAATAACGTATCTATAGTCGATATTGAATGATATCGGTGCCACAGGAACTTTTATTCTAACTCCGGCCCCAAAACTTCCACCAAAAACTGTTGATGACTTTGTAAGCTCTTCAAGATCAATTTCTGCAGAAGTAGCTCCTTCTGATATATCAGACATTTCTTGTAAAAACACTTCTTCAGATACAAGAGGAGTTATGAAATTAATACCAACACCACCAGCTAGGTAAACACCCAAAGTGTTTAACGCCGGAGGGAATTCGATAAGGTAATATTTAAGAGTAGCGTCAATACTTGCTCTCATATATGTAAACTCTTCACTATAATAACCATCTTTACTATCATAACCTGGAATCTCTAGTGGCAAACCGTTTATTGTTGCTGGAGCTTTCCATTTATAGTCTGCCATTGCCATGCTAAAACCAAGTTCTATGCCGATTGGAATAACCGGAAGATCTAATTGACCATGAACACCGAATTCAATTGGATTGGAAATTTCATCTCTCTCCAGAGAATAGGTTACTCCCTCGAGAATATCAAAATCTTTTTTGAAGGCATCAACTTTAATCAAATCCATACCACCCTGAACTCCAAATCCAATAAAAGCAAACGATTCAATAGCTAGCATCAGAACAGACGCAATAATCAATATTTTTTTCATATCTACTCCACAAAGTATTGTTCACTATTTTTGATACTGTCCCTGTCGGACTCTGTAAGATAGTAATCAATAACAGGAACTCCAAATATTTCTTTAATTGCCAGTTTTAAATTATCGGTTAACTTTACATAAAATTCATTAAACTGATCTTCCCTGATATTTAAAAGGTTCTCCACAGTTGTTGTTTTATATCCAACTTGCTCTTTAAATCTAGATTTCAATTTGTCAGATATATTTAAATAATCAATCAAGTCAAGGTGTCTATTTCCAACAAGCATTGATCCGTGCTGAAGTACAGCTCCCTTCATCCTTTTTTGTGCAGAACCTACAAGTTTTTTACCTCCAGCAACAACTTCAAAAGTTGAGGTAGATGAAAAGCAAATTGACGATAATTTTTCTTTATAAAGTCCCTTAAAGTCAGGAGCCTCTCCCCTTTCAAGCTCAGCCATCTCCACACCACTTCTCTTCAGTCCATCTACAAGGGCTGTACTTATTCTGTTGTAAACTTCCATAATAGAATCTGAGTAAAATTCAGAATTTTGGGGTATAATCATAGAGTATGTTAGTTCATCAGCATGATAAACAGCTCTACCACCAGTTTCTCTTCTGACAATATCAATTCCAGACTCTGTTAATTTTTCTCTGTCAATCTCTTCAATTTTCTGATGATAACCCAAGCTTATACAATATGGCTTCCATCTATAAACTCGAAAAATCGGAGCATTTAAACCATTTCTTGCAAAATGATAATCACATGCCATATTAAATCTACCGGTGTTTACACCTGAATCTATAAATAATATCTCACTCATTCAAACTCCCTTTATATTTGAAGAAAATCTATTCATTATTATTTTTACGATACTAATCAATATTATTAAAAATCCCAACATCAATAATGTCGATCTTATAATTGGTGATATTTTAGAAAAAATTGAACCATCACTACATCTCTTCAAATCAATTGTAGTGGCTCCATTTTCATAAATACCCATAACTTTAGTATAATTTCCATAACAATCATAATATCCAGTCAAAGCTCTATTTCCTATTCTGACAACAGGTTTTCTATTCTCTATAGCTCTGAATTTATTAAAAACATTATGTTGATAAATCTCATTTGAACCTTCATACCAAGCATCATTTGAGACATTAATGATAAAGTCTGAATCTAAACTAAGATCTCTGATAAAATGAGGAAACAAGGCTTCATAACAAATGTTTACACAGATTTTTGAATTTTCCAGCTGAAAATCAACATACTTTGTACCTCTGTCAAAATTTGCTTGACCTAAAGAAATATCTTTCAAAAAAGGAAAGTAATCTGAATAAGGAAAAAACTCGCCAAATGGAACAAGCATAATCTTATTGTATTGTGTTGTTTTTCCATTTTCGTCGAAATAGATTATTGAATTAAATTTGTCGTAACCTTCTTCTTTTAACTGATATCCCAAAGTTCCAATAGCTAATGGAATTTTTCTCTCTTTTGAAAAATCTCTAAACCACTTAACATCCTCGTGCTTACTCTTGAGGTAACCAGGAAAATTTGTTTCACCCCAAACTATTAAATCCGGGTTAAATTTTGAAATAGAATCAGTTAAAAATTTCTGTCTTTCAATCAGTTTTGGCTTTAACGAATCATTCCACTTGTCTTCTACTGCAATCGATGGATTTACGAGGGCAAGCTTTGTTGTATCAGACTGAAAATTTAATCCATCTATTTTTACATATCCATAACCAATAACAACAAGGAAGAAAAGAGAAACACTCATTAAACTTAAAACAATCTTTTTATTATTTTTTATGCTAAAGAATATTTGCAATATCAGAATGTTTCCAAGAAAGATCAAACCTGAAATACCAACTGAACCCACAACATCACCGACCTGTATAAACAAATCGAATCCAGAGACTATCAATGATGGTACTACCCATGGAAAGGAGAATTGATCATAAAATAGGAACTCTTCAGCTATCATCCAGAAAATTGGGATTATAAATAAAATATTTTTGAAAATCTTTTTTGATATAGTTGTCATTACAAAGAAAATCGAATATTGAACTCCAACTATTAAAAACAAACCAGATCCAGACAATAATCTTGTCAAAAGATCTGCACCTCTATTTTCGTAAATCCAATTTATAGAGATAATTGAAGCTAATACTCCGTATATAACTCCCCATTTAATTGAGGAATATATGCTTTCATTTTTTAATAAAAATATTATCACAGGAATAAAGACAATAAACGAAACAAAGTAAAAGTTATGTGGAGGAAACAAAGTTCCATACAGTATTGCTGATAAAATCAGATATATCTTCTCCATTCCAATTCTCAAGTGTTACCTCTCGTTATTGTTGGTTAATCTATATTTCTAGTTAAAAAAAGTCAATTTAATTGGTTTGGTTTGAAAAACTTAATACATTTTATCTTAGATAAGTTGTTTTATATAAAAATTGAAACTATCTTAATATTTATCAATGGTAACTATGGTCAAATTTCTAAAGGTGGGATATGAGTTTAAAATTGTGGCTCATTAAGAATAACCCTGACAAGTTAAATGAGACTTATTGGGGAACGAGTGATGCAAATGATAAAATGGAGATAGTCCAAAGACTAATGGAACTTTCCCAAAAAGAGATTCTGTTTGAAATTTTCCGAAAAGATATAAAATTATCAAAAGATCATAAAAAAATTATTAATGCTTTCCTTGTCCAGAATAGTTCAGATGTAAAAGAACTACACTCCCTTTATTTTGAGTCCGACTTCTTTTCCAAAGAATTAATTTTCCAGAAAATGATGAAATTGGGTGCAGAAGATGAGCTATGGGATATTTATGAAAAAGACAAATCAAATTCAAACTTAATTGATTTGAACAACATAATGGTTGATCAATTAATCGATTCTAATTCTGATAGTCCCGATAAACTTACAGAGTTATTTACAAAAACTAAACTTTACGAACAAAGACTTAAAATAGCGAGAGCACTTTTCAAGAATAAAAATGAACTTTATCTATTCGATGTGGCAAATCCAATTGAAGCAACTCTTTTACTTTTTCAATGTCATGATTATTCAATTAATGATTTTTTTGAAAATGCAGCTGAACTGCTTTCTTATGCCTATTCTGATGAAAATCTTGCAAAATTCTATTTTTCAATGTTGAATCAAAAACAACAATTATATTTACTTCTATACTATTACGGGATAGGAGATTATATCTCAATCGAAAAATATAAAATTCCTCTTTGGGCAACAAAAATCTACTATCCTGATGTTCCAGATGCAAAAACCCAAGGGTTTGATGAGTTTTCATCATTGTTTGAAAAAGTTTTTTGGGAAGGCTTTGAAGAAAAAAGCGAAAAGAAACTGATTCTTTCAATAATTCTGGATAGGACTGAATATGCTAAAAAAATTGAGATGTTTCAAAAAACTAGAAACATAGTTCCTAATCTTGAAAGTGCTACATTAATTCTTACTAAGCGATATGTACGACTCATGAGAGAGGAAAGTAACGAAAGTAAAATTGAAGCTCTTTTGGAGGAAAAAGAGAGAGAATTAAGTAAACTTCTTGTTAAATCTGATTACGAAATGATTGCTGAAATTCATAGCAGAGATATCAAAATAAAAGATTATAAAAAACCAAAAATCGAGCTACCACCTCTCAGAGAATTTCCAGGGAAACCTCTTGATATTTCAACTTTGGACTCAAAAGTCAAAGTGACCAAAGTCTACGAAGAGGAAAAAGATAAGATAATTAAGGATATGGAAGAGGTGATGACAGATCTTGATGATGCGAGATCTATAATTGATGTAAAGGATAAAGCTAATAAACAGTTAGACAGACTAATTCCAAGAAATAGATTTTGTTTGGGAGTTAAAATTTTAAGCAAAAGGCTAGCAAATAATATTGAATACATTGATAAACTAGGTGTAATTCTCGTTCGAAATGGCGATCCTGAAGTTAGGAAATCAATACTTGAATTTTCACTTAATAGTAAAATGCAACAATGGTATAAATATTTGAAGAGAATGTTTCCAATAAGGGATTCGAGAATAACTCTTCATATTTATGCTGCAATTTTGAACATTCCAAATAGTGAAAACATTCTACACATGTTAAATATTTTTAATGTTAAAACAGGAATCGATCCTTTACTTCTACGCATATCATTTCTTGAACATCTCCACTATCTTTACTTTAAAATGAATCCCGATGACTTACAAAATCTTTACAAAGCACTAAATAAGGTTTTCGAAATCCATGACGATAAAAGAGATGCTATCGTAAATGTTTTAAATACTTTGATTAGAAGAGCTGAAAATAAATTTAAAATCAATGAGGCTAAAATATGAAGATTGAATGGAGTTCTGATTTTAAATTAGGACATGAGTTAATCGATATGCACCACGAAAGGTTAATAAATTTGTACAATTACCTTTTAGATAGAATAGACTTTTCGGACGTTTACAGTAAAGCAGTTAATGAATTAATAGATTATGCTGACTATCATTTTAAGGAAGAGGAAAAGCTCATGATAGAAAATGATTATGTAGAATTTAAAGATCATAAAATTTTACATGATGCCTTTCTAAAAGATCTTAAAGAGAACATTGTCAAAGCAGATAAAAACAATATTGATGAAATACTAATTTTTTTAAGAGCTTGGATAATAAATCATGTTTTGCATGTTGACAGGAAACTTGCTATCTTTTTAAGATCAAGTAATCAGTCAGGAAGAAAAACGTATATTATCTAGGAAAGGTGATTTTTTATGAAAATACAAGTATTACTAATTTCTGAAAATGAAGCAATCTGCAATAATTATTTGAGTCGCTTAAGCCAGGAAAATATTGATTTATTCACCATTAAACAAAATGAAAAATACAATAATGTCATAAGAAATCTCAGACCAGATGCAATTATAATCGATATGACAGGTTCACTAAAGATTGAGATTTTGGAAGATTTGAAAACGAATTTTCCTGATATTATAAGGATGCTTATTAGTAATTCCGCGAAAGATAAGAAAATTGTTCAAATTGTTTTTGAAGGGCTTGCTAAGACCGTATTCAATCCGATACCAGATATAAACACCTCTATTAAGATAAAAAATATTCTACGAATCAGAAATGAGATTGATTCGGATGATGTAAAAGAGTTTATAATGGGTCTGGATACTTTGCCTTCTCTTCCAACGCTATATCATGATCTAACACAAGCTCTTCGTGAAGATAAGGATATGAGTGTAATTGCAAAAATTATCAAAAAAGAACCCTCACTTGCTGCAGATATTTTAAAAACAGTAAACTCCCCAGCTTATAACATCGAAACATCTTCCCTTCAAACTGCTCTTTCATTTTTAGGAATGAATTCTTTGAAAGATGTCATTGTTTCCTATTCATCTTTTAATGAATCCATTGTTC
Protein-coding regions in this window:
- a CDS encoding outer membrane beta-barrel protein, producing the protein MKKILIIASVLMLAIESFAFIGFGVQGGMDLIKVDAFKKDFDILEGVTYSLERDEISNPIEFGVHGQLDLPVIPIGIELGFSMAMADYKWKAPATINGLPLEIPGYDSKDGYYSEEFTYMRASIDATLKYYLIEFPPALNTLGVYLAGGVGINFITPLVSEEVFLQEMSDISEGATSAEIDLEELTKSSTVFGGSFGAGVRIKVPVAPISFNIDYRYVITPENDYKDETNKFSTIKGSLNFYI
- a CDS encoding bacteriohemerythrin, with product MKIEWSSDFKLGHELIDMHHERLINLYNYLLDRIDFSDVYSKAVNELIDYADYHFKEEEKLMIENDYVEFKDHKILHDAFLKDLKENIVKADKNNIDEILIFLRAWIINHVLHVDRKLAIFLRSSNQSGRKTYII
- a CDS encoding HDOD domain-containing protein, which produces MKIQVLLISENEAICNNYLSRLSQENIDLFTIKQNEKYNNVIRNLRPDAIIIDMTGSLKIEILEDLKTNFPDIIRMLISNSAKDKKIVQIVFEGLAKTVFNPIPDINTSIKIKNILRIRNEIDSDDVKEFIMGLDTLPSLPTLYHDLTQALREDKDMSVIAKIIKKEPSLAADILKTVNSPAYNIETSSLQTALSFLGMNSLKDVIVSYSSFNESIVPPKSIPYLKILQDHSRLSNDYTHKIYEFLFKKKIDKDSASIPLIGNIGLVLLLKSDHNKFVEYLEQLKDYSEYNYELLDEEIFNMTHSKLGGYLFNWWELPIFTTDVVLNHHKEFIINPDTRDLIEAFNAADILAWKKLGYLKNAHVDERYTDCFMDPVEYRKKMEQKAKDEREKAEAENRLKSSEQTDSLEEIAKKEKVKKKSFWAKIFPWLN
- a CDS encoding Rpn family recombination-promoting nuclease/putative transposase produces the protein MCRINPKIDIAFKKLFGSEENKDILKSFINSVLPAHEQVKNLELKNPYNLATYISGKSGILDVKAQAENGVWFDVEMQIGEQLFFGKRIKYYLDKMYVDQLDISENYSSLKKVVGIAILDFDYFPDDRYKRGITYKDIDTDERYENFNLSDIYFIELKKFGKDLKHLTDTLDRWITFLNKAHEYNKNNIPEELSVDIDVKKAIDKLEIMYLDDDEKLIYENERKIKLDKFEEIRTAEVKGRAEGLEEGEKLGLVKGEKLGLEKGKTEGEKLAKIEIAKNCLEKNMDIETISVLTGLSVEEIRKL
- a CDS encoding lipoate--protein ligase family protein, which codes for MSEILFIDSGVNTGRFNMACDYHFARNGLNAPIFRVYRWKPYCISLGYHQKIEEIDREKLTESGIDIVRRETGGRAVYHADELTYSMIIPQNSEFYSDSIMEVYNRISTALVDGLKRSGVEMAELERGEAPDFKGLYKEKLSSICFSSTSTFEVVAGGKKLVGSAQKRMKGAVLQHGSMLVGNRHLDLIDYLNISDKLKSRFKEQVGYKTTTVENLLNIREDQFNEFYVKLTDNLKLAIKEIFGVPVIDYYLTESDRDSIKNSEQYFVE
- the radA gene encoding DNA repair protein RadA produces the protein MAKVKVNFVCSECGYDTPKWLGKCPVCGKWDTFKEFKESGVSGERLVSDFREPVALSSAGKIISQRVLSGFSEFNRVTGGGIVSGMVMLIGGDPGIGKSTLMLQIADSLIVKFSKIVYICGEENPDQIGMRAFRLGINTDKIILYPDTELSSFVKWIENEGADLIIVDSIQTVYNDKSDSFAGSVNQLKESTSLLTNLAKKKNIPVILVGHVTKDGAIAGPRVLEHMVDTVLYLEGDRYHNFRILRCVKNRFGSTNETGLFEMTEGGIKEVNDPSAYFIDNIGISRNGSAFTVTMEGSRPLIIEIQALVATSSFGTPQRNTVGYDHKKLSKLLAVLEKRGGLFIGNSDVFINVTGGIKVDDPGVDLAVCAALVSSFTNKNLPERMAFIGEVGLAGEIRSVSYIEKRVGEAIKLGIEKVVTSGLKERSDVYNITNIYELLDRIN
- the lnt gene encoding apolipoprotein N-acyltransferase, with protein sequence MEKIYLILSAILYGTLFPPHNFYFVSFIVFIPVIIFLLKNESIYSSIKWGVIYGVLASIISINWIYENRGADLLTRLLSGSGLFLIVGVQYSIFFVMTTISKKIFKNILFIIPIFWMIAEEFLFYDQFSFPWVVPSLIVSGFDLFIQVGDVVGSVGISGLIFLGNILILQIFFSIKNNKKIVLSLMSVSLFFLVVIGYGYVKIDGLNFQSDTTKLALVNPSIAVEDKWNDSLKPKLIERQKFLTDSISKFNPDLIVWGETNFPGYLKSKHEDVKWFRDFSKERKIPLAIGTLGYQLKEEGYDKFNSIIYFDENGKTTQYNKIMLVPFGEFFPYSDYFPFLKDISLGQANFDRGTKYVDFQLENSKICVNICYEALFPHFIRDLSLDSDFIINVSNDAWYEGSNEIYQHNVFNKFRAIENRKPVVRIGNRALTGYYDCYGNYTKVMGIYENGATTIDLKRCSDGSIFSKISPIIRSTLLMLGFLIILISIVKIIMNRFSSNIKGV
- a CDS encoding ATP-binding protein: MSRYQFPHLTDEKEFESLVNDLCKANYGIEFQVYGRKGQEQSGIDGLSFSAEQKQIVFQCKNKKISRDIDKIRNELLKDLEDEVEKVSKESKFFNINKFIFATSVDQDVHLQDKAVILTEQYRFTVIVWSWNEIENLLEKHKDIAKLYYPELYNKCILSDDEIKLKFAEHSVLLLSSMNFYIDEKFIEVPEVGKIINFINKMDCKDRLLVLTGKAGIGKTAILSQIQTNLKQKDIIYLSIKCDQFDLDNKDSLSNFFGVDDILLSIRRLTRKHMVVILIDQLDALSLTLSSNKKVVNIILEFIEQLINISNTKIIVSIREYDLKNDPLFKVLENKNIIITNLLEYDYVNTKLKLFTNNSSKINYTLIELLRTPLHLSIFIELYPNDSNCLSIKTLQDLYSKLWDQKIQD
- a CDS encoding VOC family protein; this encodes MGFGKIVWHDITVNNNEKIRDFYTKIAGWDYDSVDMDGYNDFSMLDKDKNPVSGICKRTGVNKDVPTGWVMYIVVEDLAESLKQVVENGGEIVNLRVSEGNMSGMAFIKDPEGNVCCLYKD